A single window of Halobacterium jilantaiense DNA harbors:
- a CDS encoding DUF58 domain-containing protein yields the protein MSRDTGGLLATLALAAAGVASGQRVLFVAAAIPLAFVVFAAVSTPRDPGSLDVERTLSASSPLPGDRVAVTLTVENTGDAALTDVRVADAVPEGLRVVGGATGGGFALAAGDTATVEYEVVADRGQFPFGDPTVRLRGTGGATSRTANVPADGDASLDCQVAVADIPLRRQTTQHAGSLPTDTGGPGIEFHSTRDYQPGDPVSRIDWRQYAKTGDLTTVNYRERRAAAVVLAVDARADTDVTAREGAPSGAALSAYAAAQAVEPLETAGHQVGLAVFGLDDPVADAPDPAWVPPGTGDAHHARLAAVLDAAVGSRDDGRTDSGDGAESDTVSEQADATRERAAAADGGETTWLGGDTDARVRQFAARVDPGTQVVVCSPVFDDFPVALARRLAADDHRVTAVSPDVTATDTPGRTLAAADRVLALDRLRATGAQVVDWSLDESLASAVSRATTAVTGGGRQ from the coding sequence GTGAGCCGCGACACCGGCGGGCTGCTGGCGACGCTCGCGCTCGCCGCCGCCGGGGTCGCGAGCGGGCAGCGCGTGCTGTTCGTCGCCGCCGCGATTCCGCTCGCGTTCGTCGTGTTCGCGGCCGTCTCAACGCCTCGCGACCCCGGGTCGCTGGACGTTGAGCGCACGCTGTCGGCGTCGTCGCCGCTGCCCGGCGACCGCGTGGCAGTGACGCTGACCGTCGAGAACACGGGGGACGCGGCGCTCACCGACGTCCGGGTCGCGGACGCCGTCCCCGAGGGGCTCCGGGTCGTCGGAGGCGCGACCGGCGGCGGGTTCGCGCTGGCGGCCGGCGACACCGCGACCGTCGAGTACGAGGTCGTCGCCGACCGCGGCCAGTTCCCGTTCGGCGACCCGACCGTGCGGCTGCGCGGAACGGGGGGCGCGACCAGTCGAACCGCGAACGTTCCGGCGGACGGCGACGCGTCGCTGGACTGCCAGGTGGCAGTCGCGGACATCCCGCTGCGCCGGCAGACGACCCAGCACGCCGGGAGTCTGCCGACGGACACCGGCGGCCCCGGCATCGAGTTCCACTCCACGCGGGACTACCAGCCCGGCGACCCCGTCTCCCGCATCGACTGGCGGCAGTACGCCAAGACCGGCGACCTCACGACCGTGAACTACCGCGAGCGCCGCGCCGCGGCTGTCGTCCTCGCCGTCGACGCGCGCGCGGACACCGACGTGACTGCCCGGGAGGGAGCGCCGTCGGGCGCTGCGCTGTCGGCGTACGCCGCCGCGCAGGCCGTCGAACCGCTGGAGACCGCGGGCCACCAGGTCGGACTCGCCGTGTTCGGGCTGGACGACCCGGTCGCGGACGCCCCGGACCCCGCGTGGGTGCCGCCGGGGACCGGGGACGCCCACCACGCGCGACTGGCGGCCGTCCTCGACGCCGCCGTCGGCAGCCGGGACGACGGACGGACGGACTCCGGGGACGGTGCGGAGTCGGACACAGTGAGCGAGCAGGCCGACGCGACGCGCGAGCGCGCCGCCGCAGCGGACGGCGGCGAGACGACGTGGCTCGGCGGCGACACCGACGCTCGCGTGCGGCAGTTCGCGGCGCGCGTCGACCCCGGGACGCAGGTGGTGGTCTGCTCGCCCGTCTTCGACGACTTCCCGGTGGCGCTGGCGCGCCGGCTGGCCGCCGACGACCACCGCGTGACGGCCGTCTCGCCGGACGTGACCGCGACGGACACGCCCGGCCGGACGCTGGCCGCGGCCGACCGCGTTCTCGCCCTGGACCGCCTGCGGGCGACGGGCGCGCAGGTCGTCGACTGGTCGCTCGACGAGTCCCTGGCGAGCGCCGTGTCGCGGGCCACGACCGCGGTGACGGGAGGTGGCCGCCAGTGA
- a CDS encoding DUF2249 domain-containing protein has protein sequence MHDEPDARLDAREVDGEPFSDIVAAIETLGDRETLLLVNSFEPEPLYGVLTDRGFDYETERAGDEWRVYITPN, from the coding sequence ATGCACGACGAGCCGGACGCACGACTCGACGCTCGCGAAGTCGACGGCGAACCGTTCAGCGACATCGTCGCCGCCATCGAAACGCTCGGCGACCGGGAGACGCTGCTGCTGGTGAACAGCTTCGAGCCGGAGCCGCTGTACGGCGTGCTGACCGACCGCGGCTTCGACTACGAGACCGAACGGGCCGGCGACGAGTGGCGCGTCTACATCACGCCGAATTGA
- a CDS encoding cupin domain-containing protein: MSPSVVSLDDLDGDPHAAVFPGEEPKTVRLTLDAGESVPAHQHPGRTVVCHVLSGEVEMALGDDEVTVGAGEVARFDGGQDISPTAVEPSVALLVLAERPE; this comes from the coding sequence ATGAGTCCGAGCGTCGTCTCACTCGACGACCTGGACGGCGACCCCCACGCCGCCGTCTTCCCCGGCGAGGAGCCCAAGACCGTGCGGCTCACGCTCGACGCCGGCGAGTCGGTGCCCGCCCACCAGCACCCCGGCCGGACCGTCGTCTGCCACGTCCTCTCGGGCGAAGTCGAGATGGCACTCGGCGACGACGAGGTGACGGTCGGCGCGGGCGAGGTCGCGCGCTTCGACGGCGGCCAGGACATCTCGCCGACGGCCGTCGAGCCGAGCGTCGCGCTGCTCGTGCTCGCCGAGCGGCCCGAGTGA
- a CDS encoding helix-turn-helix domain-containing protein translates to MARAELTIDLPDSVWISRISTTYPDTRFSVLAAFPDEDHGVALLEVSGPDVVEALQDMHESDAVTQLDPLEQNDDSVLVQFETDEPLLLFSLREAGLPLDPPLEIQDGRGTLEVVAPHAKLSGLREQLDAFGMDFEVGYLYESGDSERLLTPRQQEVLVAAIEAGYYDTPRESTLTDLADDLDTAKSTLSETLHRAEETAIKQFATNLPAFDEEDLAA, encoded by the coding sequence ATGGCCCGCGCAGAACTCACCATCGACCTGCCCGACTCGGTCTGGATATCCCGGATATCCACGACGTACCCGGACACCCGGTTCAGCGTGCTCGCGGCCTTCCCGGACGAGGACCACGGCGTCGCGCTGCTGGAAGTCAGCGGCCCCGACGTGGTCGAGGCGCTGCAGGACATGCACGAGTCAGACGCCGTCACCCAGCTCGACCCCCTCGAACAGAACGACGATTCGGTGCTCGTCCAGTTCGAGACCGACGAACCGCTGCTGCTGTTCTCGCTGCGGGAGGCCGGACTCCCCCTCGACCCGCCGCTGGAAATCCAGGATGGCCGAGGTACACTCGAGGTCGTCGCGCCCCACGCGAAGCTCTCGGGGCTCCGCGAGCAACTGGACGCCTTCGGGATGGACTTCGAGGTCGGCTACCTCTACGAGTCCGGGGACTCCGAGCGCCTGCTCACGCCGCGCCAGCAGGAAGTCCTCGTCGCCGCCATCGAGGCCGGCTACTACGACACGCCCCGGGAGTCGACGCTGACGGACCTCGCCGACGACCTCGACACCGCGAAGTCCACGCTCAGCGAGACGCTGCACCGCGCCGAGGAAACAGCGATAAAGCAGTTCGCGACGAACCTCCCGGCGTTCGACGAGGAGGACCTCGCCGCATGA
- a CDS encoding serine hydrolase domain-containing protein, which translates to MPRDTPALTPSRRQFLAALGATATATVAGCTDAQTDRPTTESGTTETTATPDYPATGDRVPELAPLDDAVREFAFEHDVPAATLAVAKDDDVVLERGYGYSDPGRSEQTPPDALFRIASLSKSFTSAATRSLFGDGLSPETRVLDVLDVEPADGLGDDRLQSVTVQHLLDHSAGWDHSAAADPMFHPFDVAEKLGLDEPPTTRDFARYVLGQPLQYEPGERHAYSNFGYALLGLVVEAESGQSLPAYVREQFFGGDPPDPLYEGRALPENRRDREVAYESAANCPNAAELDRNEAVPCSDGGFLVSAFGGAGGLVTSARTLVAFAADHRLDGFATAENFEYATAYGSLPGSYGMLQRRRDGVTVAVLFSDRGGSSNALADIQTTVNDAVADVDAWPSSDES; encoded by the coding sequence ATGCCACGAGACACCCCCGCTCTGACCCCCTCCAGGCGGCAGTTCCTCGCCGCGCTCGGCGCGACGGCCACCGCGACCGTCGCCGGCTGCACCGACGCGCAGACCGACCGACCGACGACCGAATCCGGGACCACCGAGACGACCGCCACACCCGACTACCCAGCCACCGGCGACCGCGTCCCGGAACTCGCGCCGCTCGACGACGCAGTCCGCGAGTTCGCGTTCGAGCACGACGTCCCCGCTGCCACGCTCGCCGTAGCGAAAGACGACGACGTCGTGCTCGAACGCGGTTACGGCTACAGCGACCCCGGCCGCAGCGAACAGACGCCGCCGGACGCACTGTTCCGGATCGCGAGCCTCTCGAAGTCGTTCACCTCGGCCGCCACGCGGTCGCTGTTCGGCGACGGCCTCTCACCGGAGACGCGCGTCCTCGACGTCCTCGACGTCGAACCCGCCGACGGCCTCGGCGACGACCGCCTCCAGTCAGTCACGGTCCAGCACCTCCTCGACCACTCGGCGGGCTGGGACCACTCGGCGGCCGCCGACCCGATGTTCCACCCGTTCGACGTTGCCGAGAAACTGGGGCTCGACGAGCCGCCGACCACGCGAGACTTCGCGCGGTACGTGCTCGGCCAGCCGCTCCAGTACGAGCCCGGCGAGCGCCACGCCTACTCGAACTTCGGGTACGCGCTGCTCGGCCTCGTCGTCGAGGCCGAGAGCGGCCAGTCGCTGCCCGCGTACGTCCGCGAACAGTTCTTCGGCGGCGACCCGCCCGACCCCCTCTACGAGGGGCGGGCGCTCCCCGAGAACCGCCGCGACCGCGAGGTGGCCTACGAGAGCGCGGCGAACTGCCCGAACGCGGCCGAACTCGACCGCAACGAAGCGGTCCCGTGCTCGGACGGCGGGTTTCTTGTCAGCGCGTTCGGGGGCGCGGGCGGCCTCGTGACCAGCGCGCGCACGCTGGTCGCGTTCGCCGCCGACCACCGCCTCGACGGGTTCGCGACCGCGGAGAACTTCGAGTACGCCACAGCGTACGGGTCGCTACCGGGATCGTACGGAATGTTGCAGCGCCGCCGGGACGGCGTCACCGTCGCGGTCCTCTTCAGCGACCGGGGCGGCTCGTCGAACGCGCTCGCGGACATCCAAACCACGGTGAACGACGCCGTCGCGGATGTCGATGCCTGGCCGTCGTCCGACGAGTCGTAG
- a CDS encoding AsnC family transcriptional regulator: MSDLDDTDRRILELLATDARRPYSDIADDVDLSPPAVSDRVAKLREAGVLRRFTVDLDRARLRDGTQVLVEFAVRPGREAEVQAAVEGEDAVEHVFVTAAGDVVCSARLPVADVSAWVADAVALDAVDDYDVTAVASSSWQPTVGGVDLALACDECGNTVTSEGETATIDGDRHHFCCGSCRSQFVDRYERLDADA; the protein is encoded by the coding sequence ATGAGCGACCTCGACGACACCGACCGCCGCATCCTGGAGTTGCTGGCGACGGACGCGCGCCGGCCGTACAGCGACATCGCCGACGACGTGGACCTGTCGCCGCCAGCCGTCTCCGACCGCGTCGCGAAACTCCGGGAGGCGGGCGTGCTCCGGCGGTTCACGGTCGACCTCGACCGCGCCCGGCTTCGGGACGGCACGCAGGTCCTCGTGGAGTTCGCCGTCCGGCCCGGCCGAGAGGCCGAGGTACAGGCGGCCGTCGAGGGCGAGGACGCCGTCGAACACGTGTTCGTGACCGCCGCCGGCGACGTGGTCTGCTCGGCCCGGCTGCCGGTCGCGGACGTCTCCGCGTGGGTCGCGGACGCCGTCGCCCTCGACGCCGTCGACGACTACGACGTGACGGCGGTGGCGTCCTCGTCCTGGCAGCCGACTGTCGGTGGCGTCGACCTCGCGCTCGCCTGCGACGAGTGCGGAAACACCGTCACCAGCGAGGGCGAGACGGCGACCATCGACGGCGACCGCCACCACTTCTGCTGTGGGTCCTGCCGGAGCCAGTTCGTCGACCGCTACGAGCGCCTGGACGCCGACGCGTGA
- a CDS encoding DUF2249 domain-containing protein produces MPRLDVRDVPPAQRHPRIRTAFEELDGGETLELVNDYEPKPLFYEFASEVQSFDADGYEVTRTEPDEYVATFPKR; encoded by the coding sequence ATGCCACGACTCGACGTTCGGGACGTTCCGCCGGCGCAGCGCCACCCGCGAATCAGGACGGCCTTCGAGGAACTGGACGGCGGCGAGACGCTCGAACTCGTCAACGACTACGAACCGAAGCCGCTGTTCTACGAGTTCGCGTCGGAGGTCCAGTCGTTCGACGCGGACGGGTACGAGGTCACCCGCACCGAGCCCGACGAGTACGTCGCGACGTTCCCGAAACGATGA
- a CDS encoding pyridoxamine 5'-phosphate oxidase family protein — MTRDEALAFLATQGAGVLSLTGDPPCSLPMSFAVDQSTDRVVVQVLSGPDSAKTEFLADGVGASLVAFERSTPDDWVSAVARGELVAVERTPERVAAFADHAKSVGMEVFDSDPRDLDGTWYELRPESVTGRCGPDWDEGNTFGETR; from the coding sequence ATGACGCGCGACGAGGCGCTCGCGTTCCTCGCAACCCAGGGGGCCGGGGTGCTGTCACTGACCGGTGACCCGCCCTGCTCGCTGCCGATGTCGTTCGCCGTCGACCAGTCGACGGACCGGGTCGTCGTCCAGGTGCTCTCCGGGCCGGACAGCGCGAAGACGGAGTTCCTCGCGGACGGCGTGGGTGCGTCACTGGTGGCGTTCGAGCGGTCGACGCCCGACGACTGGGTGAGCGCAGTCGCGAGGGGCGAACTGGTGGCCGTCGAACGCACCCCGGAGCGCGTGGCGGCGTTCGCGGACCACGCGAAGTCCGTCGGGATGGAAGTCTTCGACAGCGACCCCCGCGACCTCGACGGGACGTGGTACGAACTCCGGCCGGAATCAGTCACCGGCCGCTGCGGCCCGGATTGGGACGAGGGGAACACGTTCGGGGAAACGCGGTAG
- a CDS encoding transglutaminase domain-containing protein gives MSDAAPDGPDTRRALLAVAAAFALVAAAAAAPALAGEAPLGGLDSPASAEDLPRALSQFDFVRDLVGEPSDAGGLEVPGGETFGALTAGGSTDVGGPISEEQLRGAARPHFLATSEEPQYWRTTGYVAYTGGGWAQRPVSRVAPSRPPDQREVTWHTVTLRQPANRLPAPWRPVDLRYDPGPETDQETTFDATETSGIAADPLVPAGETYEVSSLESVSDRGLLREVRVSGSVASTEYTTVDTTQRVSRLAERIVGDADNRYDAAAAVEAYLEGEKTYSLRDAPETGDQAADEFLFEHDVGYCENFATAMTVLLRTQDVPARYVAGYTSGERVGDDQYLVRGADAHAWVEVFFEDYGWVRFDPTPSAPRQQADSDLAAGSETFQVRVSGALVPGESVAATVTAAGSPVSGAAVSVNGGFASVTNESGAVRFVVPYAESVNVTVEPSANRTTTGGAAGGYGLASLPGREQPDDGRNGSASREFEVQTDVSVAFDSPPQPGETLDARLTVGGRPFADAAVSLDGTDQGRTNGNGELTVTVPETAAGVVDIAVSRDDLSKTVSYPLDDLQVAVSPDLVAPLPTTGATAKVTSGGEPVVGAPVQLNGKQVGVTDADGAVRLTIPLDRAPSVTATASGKTATAAVDWVLVSLALAVLAAAGVLAGVALAARRRGLTLARVVAALRYAAREALAAAVDAISGLGDALDDLAAEFRAAAADGWREVLAWLTGLPARLRLPDLAGFVERVAAAARAGSRTAADGTADDDTPAPLQRVWARFVALVGVEGWRTKTPVEVAQAAVDAGFPREPVTRVASSFRDAAYGGRDTDAAAEEAADALGDLDAEEGEQ, from the coding sequence ATGTCTGACGCCGCCCCCGACGGTCCCGACACGCGCCGGGCGCTGCTGGCCGTCGCCGCAGCGTTCGCGCTCGTCGCCGCCGCCGCCGCGGCACCAGCCCTCGCGGGCGAGGCACCCCTCGGCGGCCTCGACTCCCCCGCTTCCGCCGAGGACCTCCCGAGGGCGCTGAGCCAGTTCGACTTCGTGCGCGACCTCGTCGGCGAGCCGTCCGACGCCGGCGGCCTCGAAGTGCCGGGCGGCGAGACGTTCGGCGCGCTCACGGCCGGCGGGAGCACCGACGTCGGCGGCCCAATCTCCGAGGAGCAACTCCGGGGAGCCGCCCGTCCGCACTTCCTCGCGACCAGCGAGGAACCCCAGTACTGGCGGACGACGGGCTACGTCGCGTACACGGGCGGCGGCTGGGCGCAGCGGCCCGTGAGCCGAGTCGCCCCGAGCCGGCCGCCGGACCAGCGCGAGGTGACCTGGCACACCGTCACGCTCCGGCAGCCCGCGAACAGGCTGCCAGCGCCGTGGCGACCCGTCGACCTCCGGTACGACCCGGGTCCGGAGACGGACCAGGAGACCACCTTCGACGCCACCGAGACGTCCGGAATCGCGGCCGACCCGCTGGTGCCGGCCGGTGAGACCTACGAGGTCAGCAGCCTCGAATCCGTCTCGGACCGCGGGCTGCTGCGGGAGGTGCGGGTCTCCGGCTCCGTCGCGTCGACGGAGTACACGACCGTCGACACCACACAGCGAGTCAGCCGACTCGCCGAGCGCATCGTCGGTGACGCCGACAACCGCTACGACGCCGCGGCGGCCGTCGAGGCCTACCTCGAAGGGGAGAAGACGTACTCGCTGCGGGACGCGCCGGAGACCGGCGACCAGGCCGCCGACGAGTTCCTCTTCGAGCACGACGTCGGCTACTGTGAGAACTTCGCAACGGCGATGACGGTCCTGCTGCGGACACAGGACGTGCCCGCGAGGTACGTCGCGGGCTACACGTCCGGCGAGCGCGTGGGCGACGACCAGTATCTCGTGCGCGGGGCCGACGCCCACGCCTGGGTCGAGGTGTTCTTCGAGGACTACGGCTGGGTGCGCTTCGACCCGACGCCGTCCGCCCCCCGCCAGCAGGCCGACAGCGACCTCGCCGCGGGCTCGGAGACGTTCCAGGTGCGCGTCAGCGGCGCGCTCGTGCCGGGCGAGTCGGTCGCCGCTACCGTGACGGCGGCCGGCAGCCCGGTCTCCGGTGCGGCGGTCTCGGTGAACGGCGGCTTCGCGAGCGTGACCAACGAGAGCGGCGCGGTGCGCTTCGTCGTGCCGTACGCCGAGTCCGTGAACGTCACCGTCGAGCCGTCGGCAAACCGGACGACGACTGGTGGCGCGGCCGGCGGCTACGGGCTGGCATCGCTGCCCGGCCGGGAGCAGCCGGACGACGGCCGGAACGGCTCGGCGAGCCGGGAGTTCGAGGTCCAGACCGACGTGTCCGTCGCGTTCGACAGTCCCCCGCAGCCCGGGGAGACACTCGACGCGCGGCTGACCGTCGGCGGCCGGCCGTTCGCCGACGCGGCCGTCTCGCTGGACGGCACCGACCAGGGTCGGACGAACGGAAACGGGGAGCTCACCGTGACAGTTCCCGAGACGGCGGCGGGCGTCGTGGACATCGCCGTCAGCCGCGACGACCTCTCGAAGACGGTGTCGTACCCGCTGGACGACCTCCAGGTCGCCGTCTCCCCGGACCTGGTCGCGCCACTGCCGACGACGGGCGCGACCGCGAAAGTGACCTCGGGCGGCGAGCCGGTCGTCGGCGCACCGGTTCAGCTGAACGGCAAGCAGGTCGGTGTCACCGACGCGGACGGCGCGGTCCGACTGACCATCCCGCTCGACCGCGCGCCCTCCGTGACGGCGACCGCCAGCGGGAAGACCGCGACTGCGGCCGTCGACTGGGTGCTCGTGTCGCTCGCGCTCGCGGTCCTCGCGGCCGCCGGCGTCCTCGCCGGCGTCGCGCTCGCGGCGCGGCGGCGCGGCCTGACACTCGCCAGGGTCGTCGCCGCGCTCCGGTACGCGGCCCGCGAGGCGCTCGCCGCGGCCGTGGACGCCATCTCCGGACTCGGGGACGCGCTCGACGACCTCGCCGCCGAGTTCCGGGCGGCCGCGGCCGACGGCTGGCGCGAGGTGCTCGCGTGGCTCACCGGGCTGCCGGCTCGCCTCCGGCTGCCGGACCTCGCGGGGTTCGTCGAGCGCGTCGCGGCTGCGGCCCGCGCCGGGAGCCGGACGGCAGCAGACGGGACGGCAGACGACGATACCCCGGCACCCCTCCAGCGGGTGTGGGCGCGCTTCGTCGCGCTCGTCGGCGTCGAGGGCTGGCGCACGAAGACGCCCGTAGAGGTGGCGCAGGCCGCCGTCGACGCCGGATTCCCGCGGGAGCCAGTGACCCGGGTGGCGTCGTCGTTCCGGGACGCCGCCTACGGGGGTCGGGACACGGACGCCGCCGCCGAGGAGGCGGCCGACGCGCTCGGCGACCTCGACGCCGAGGAGGGCGAGCAGTGA
- the msrA gene encoding peptide-methionine (S)-S-oxide reductase MsrA, translating to MTTETATVGGGCFWCTEAAMEELSGVVDVTSGYAGGDTEDPSYRAVCSGTTGHAEVVQVEYDTDELAYEDILEVFFTVHDPTTVDREGPDVGSQYRSIVLYHDDDQRDRVEAFVDELDAQGAFDDPIVTDVEPLDVFYRAEEKHQNYFEKNPNAAYCTVNVAPKVSKVRDQFADQVQ from the coding sequence ATGACGACGGAGACAGCGACGGTCGGCGGCGGCTGCTTCTGGTGTACCGAGGCGGCGATGGAGGAACTCTCGGGCGTCGTCGACGTGACCTCGGGGTACGCGGGCGGCGACACCGAGGACCCCTCCTACCGTGCGGTCTGCTCGGGGACGACCGGTCACGCCGAGGTCGTGCAGGTCGAGTACGACACCGACGAGCTCGCCTACGAGGACATCCTGGAGGTGTTCTTCACCGTCCACGACCCGACGACGGTCGACCGCGAGGGGCCGGACGTCGGCAGCCAGTACCGCTCCATCGTGCTCTACCACGACGACGACCAGCGCGACCGCGTCGAGGCGTTCGTCGACGAACTGGACGCGCAGGGAGCTTTCGACGACCCCATCGTCACCGACGTCGAGCCCCTCGACGTGTTCTACCGGGCGGAGGAGAAACACCAGAACTACTTCGAGAAGAACCCGAACGCGGCGTACTGCACCGTGAACGTCGCGCCGAAGGTGTCGAAGGTCCGCGACCAGTTCGCCGACCAGGTGCAGTGA
- a CDS encoding DUF2249 domain-containing protein: protein MTTPIDWTAELAETPAPTDRDREVIDVRELGPPDPMVETLETLPELAGDVVLVQVNDRAPQHLYPKLDDRGYEYASVEVEDAVVTGIWEA from the coding sequence GTGACCACGCCTATCGACTGGACGGCGGAACTGGCCGAGACGCCCGCGCCGACCGACCGCGACCGCGAGGTCATCGACGTCCGCGAGCTGGGGCCGCCGGACCCGATGGTCGAGACACTGGAGACGCTGCCCGAACTGGCGGGCGACGTGGTGCTCGTGCAGGTGAACGACCGCGCCCCACAGCACCTCTACCCGAAACTCGACGACCGCGGCTACGAGTACGCGTCCGTCGAGGTCGAGGACGCCGTCGTCACGGGTATCTGGGAGGCGTAA
- the nirK gene encoding copper-containing nitrite reductase — translation MFDTTRRKMLQAMGVGGATATIAGCAEAPTDDTAETEAQSLAEQVQNSTPNEVDVDTVAADPTDVPDPIDRDQPKTHDITLETTEVTAEIEPGVTFDYMTFDGQVPGPMLRVRQGDTVNLTLENPEGNAMPHNVDFHAIYGTGGAAEATHVNPGESASVSVRMEYPGAFIYHCAVPNLDMHISSGMYGMILVEPEDGLPEVDHEFYFGQNEIYTDKSTGTEGHHAFSMDAMADENPTYVTLNGEKYAYAAARKGPLEVEKGDSVRVYLVTGGPNVTSNFHPIGNVWTEAWPNGAIESQPDKNVQTMKVAPGSCFVGTMETPVPERIKLVDHALSRVARKGLLAEIDVLGEEEPDIFDPNPNE, via the coding sequence ATGTTCGACACTACTCGACGGAAGATGCTGCAGGCGATGGGCGTCGGCGGAGCGACCGCGACGATTGCGGGGTGTGCCGAAGCCCCAACCGACGACACCGCCGAGACCGAAGCCCAGTCACTGGCCGAACAGGTGCAGAACTCGACGCCCAACGAGGTCGACGTCGACACGGTCGCCGCGGACCCGACGGACGTTCCGGACCCCATCGACCGTGACCAGCCGAAGACTCACGACATCACACTCGAAACCACGGAGGTCACGGCCGAAATCGAGCCCGGGGTCACCTTCGACTACATGACCTTCGACGGGCAGGTGCCGGGGCCGATGCTCCGGGTCCGGCAGGGCGACACGGTCAACCTCACGCTCGAGAACCCGGAGGGCAACGCGATGCCCCACAACGTCGACTTCCACGCCATCTACGGGACCGGCGGGGCCGCCGAGGCGACGCACGTCAACCCCGGTGAGAGCGCGAGCGTGTCCGTCCGGATGGAGTACCCGGGCGCGTTCATCTACCACTGCGCCGTCCCGAACCTCGACATGCACATCTCGTCGGGGATGTACGGGATGATTCTCGTCGAGCCCGAGGACGGGCTCCCCGAGGTCGACCACGAGTTCTACTTCGGACAGAACGAAATCTACACGGACAAGTCGACTGGCACGGAGGGCCACCACGCGTTCAGCATGGACGCGATGGCCGACGAGAACCCGACGTACGTCACCCTGAACGGGGAGAAGTACGCGTACGCGGCGGCCCGGAAGGGTCCGCTGGAGGTCGAGAAGGGCGACTCGGTCCGCGTCTACCTGGTGACCGGCGGTCCGAACGTCACGTCGAACTTCCACCCCATCGGGAACGTCTGGACGGAGGCGTGGCCGAACGGTGCTATCGAGAGCCAGCCGGACAAGAACGTCCAGACGATGAAGGTCGCGCCCGGCAGCTGTTTCGTCGGGACGATGGAGACGCCGGTGCCCGAGCGCATCAAGCTCGTGGACCACGCGCTCAGCCGGGTCGCTCGCAAGGGCCTGCTCGCCGAAATCGACGTGCTCGGCGAGGAGGAGCCGGACATCTTCGACCCGAACCCGAACGAGTGA
- a CDS encoding DUF7269 family protein: MTTARETLLGALGVLAAAVAVGVVVGLTPASALGPADSVDATLGTGVLGLGLLAYALHRRRSADGSDDDLLLADHDQSDRDAPGERVDAALARVAADSSGRASTDARALVRERVRVTAERAYAQGAGPGDADAADAVAAGEWTDDRVAAAFLGDERAPRLPLRERLRGWLHPGQAFERRARRAAAAAHALAAEVTE; the protein is encoded by the coding sequence GTGACGACCGCTCGCGAGACGCTGCTGGGTGCGCTCGGCGTCCTCGCCGCGGCGGTCGCGGTCGGCGTCGTCGTCGGCCTCACACCGGCGAGCGCGCTCGGACCCGCGGACAGCGTCGACGCCACCCTCGGGACGGGCGTGCTCGGCCTCGGCCTGCTCGCGTACGCGCTCCACCGCCGCCGCAGCGCCGACGGGTCCGACGACGACCTCCTGCTGGCCGACCACGACCAGTCCGACCGAGACGCGCCGGGCGAACGCGTCGACGCGGCGCTCGCGCGAGTGGCAGCGGACAGCTCCGGGCGCGCCAGCACCGACGCTCGCGCCCTCGTCCGGGAGCGAGTGCGCGTGACCGCAGAGCGCGCGTACGCCCAGGGTGCCGGCCCGGGCGATGCGGACGCCGCGGACGCGGTGGCAGCCGGCGAGTGGACCGACGACCGCGTCGCCGCGGCGTTCCTCGGCGACGAGCGCGCCCCACGGCTCCCACTTCGGGAGCGTCTGCGGGGCTGGCTCCACCCCGGGCAGGCGTTCGAGCGCCGCGCGCGCCGGGCGGCGGCGGCGGCCCACGCCCTCGCGGCGGAGGTGACGGAGTGA